A single window of Pseudoduganella plicata DNA harbors:
- a CDS encoding peptidase, translating into MTYCVGVRLDEGLVFLSDSRTNAGVDHIGTFRKLNVFENPGDRVIVMMTAGNLSISQTIREMIGEFVGAGGHTIWTAPNMYEATRVLGEAVRTVHDREAQALANFGIDFNQSIIFGGQIGSERCRLFQVYSAGNFIESHAENTYFQIGESKYGKPILDRVITHDTSLDEAAKCALISMDSTLRSNISVGLPLDMLVYENNALAVTRFVTIDEKNEYFRMLHTTWSSQLKCIFEGIAAPEWQSMPGNRNEPMRMPLPLNVAPHAAPASLQSVAQQFENKQQ; encoded by the coding sequence ATGACCTACTGTGTTGGCGTGCGCCTCGATGAAGGCCTCGTATTCCTGTCCGATTCCCGCACGAACGCCGGTGTCGACCACATCGGCACCTTCCGCAAGCTGAACGTGTTCGAAAACCCGGGCGACCGGGTGATCGTCATGATGACGGCCGGGAACCTGTCGATTTCGCAAACGATCCGCGAAATGATCGGCGAGTTCGTCGGCGCGGGCGGCCATACGATCTGGACGGCACCGAACATGTACGAGGCCACCCGCGTGCTGGGCGAGGCCGTGCGCACCGTGCACGACCGCGAAGCGCAGGCACTGGCCAATTTCGGCATCGACTTCAACCAGTCGATCATCTTCGGCGGCCAGATCGGCAGCGAGCGCTGCCGCCTGTTCCAGGTGTACTCGGCCGGCAACTTCATCGAATCGCACGCGGAAAACACCTACTTCCAGATCGGCGAATCGAAATACGGCAAGCCGATCCTGGACCGCGTCATCACGCACGACACGTCGCTGGACGAAGCGGCCAAGTGCGCGCTGATCTCGATGGATTCGACATTGCGCTCGAACATCTCGGTGGGCCTGCCGCTGGACATGCTGGTGTACGAGAACAACGCGCTGGCCGTCACGCGCTTCGTCACCATCGACGAGAAGAACGAATACTTCCGCATGCTGCACACGACGTGGAGCAGCCAGCTCAAATGCATCTTCGAAGGCATCGCGGCGCCCGAATGGCAGTCGATGCCGGGCAACCGCAACGAGCCGATGCGCATGCCGCTGCCGCTGAACGTGGCACCGCATGCCGCGCCGGCGTCGCTGCAGTCCGTGGCGCAGCAGTTCGAGAACAAACAACAGTAG
- a CDS encoding transglutaminase family protein — MQLSIRHETHYTYSASLGYTIQQLHLTPRGEPQQHVLQWHLGAPGHLHGYTDAYGNLSHMLTLDKPHDNLLIVAEGVIETTTPYQGRVQTKDTLSPLVYTVPTRLTTPADNIRALAATCLPSQQAGTRDLLNLAEHIVGLVLYQTGATEVTTTASAALGLGSGVCQDHAHIFLACCHAIGIPARYVSGYIDPGDTNHAASHAWVDAWVHDDGFTGWVSIDVTHARLMTDAYCRLAIGRDYEAAAPIRGIRNGGGEESMTVDVQIVPQ; from the coding sequence ATGCAACTGTCGATACGTCACGAAACCCATTACACCTATTCCGCTTCGCTGGGCTACACGATCCAGCAGCTGCACCTGACGCCGCGCGGCGAGCCCCAGCAGCACGTGCTGCAGTGGCACCTGGGCGCGCCGGGCCACCTGCACGGCTACACGGACGCCTACGGCAACCTGTCGCACATGCTCACCCTGGACAAGCCGCACGACAACCTGCTGATCGTCGCCGAGGGCGTCATCGAGACGACCACGCCCTACCAGGGCCGCGTGCAGACGAAGGATACGCTGTCGCCGCTGGTCTACACGGTGCCCACGCGGCTGACGACACCGGCCGACAACATCCGCGCGCTGGCCGCCACCTGCCTGCCCAGCCAGCAGGCCGGCACGCGCGACCTGTTGAACCTGGCCGAGCACATTGTCGGCCTCGTGCTGTACCAGACCGGCGCCACGGAGGTCACGACGACGGCCAGTGCGGCACTGGGGCTGGGCAGCGGCGTCTGCCAGGACCACGCCCATATCTTCCTCGCATGCTGCCATGCGATCGGCATACCGGCACGCTATGTGTCCGGCTATATCGATCCGGGCGACACGAATCACGCGGCCAGCCATGCGTGGGTCGACGCATGGGTGCACGACGACGGCTTTACAGGCTGGGTCAGCATCGACGTCACCCATGCGCGCCTGATGACGGACGCCTATTGTCGCCTTGCCATCGGGCGCGACTACGAAGCGGCGGCGCCGATCCGTGGTATCCGCAACGGCGGCGGCGAGGAATCGATGACGGTGGACGTACAGATAGTTCCGCAGTGA
- a CDS encoding alpha-E domain-containing protein, translating to MLSRTADHLFWMARYTERAENTARMLDVNVQTALLPQSEEAARHAWRALLGISELQHGYDQKHDAVTQRDVIEFMVCDPSNPSSIIACLTEARENARAVRGTLTTEVWEVTNQTYLDLRRRLHGGQLHKDPSQFFEWVKYRSHLSRGVTLGTMLRDEAVNFLRLGTFIERADNTARILDVKFHGDDGEARRDFYYWAALLRSVSGFEIYRKVYRDVITPERVAELLMLRADMPRSLLACMEEVVANLREVRNDVSADTERLAGKLHAELQFARIEDILEAGLHDTLTEFLRRIYELGNGVSRDFLVPLAA from the coding sequence ATGTTGAGCCGTACCGCGGACCACCTGTTCTGGATGGCCCGCTATACCGAACGCGCCGAGAACACGGCGCGCATGCTGGATGTAAACGTCCAGACCGCCCTGCTGCCTCAGTCCGAGGAAGCGGCGCGCCATGCGTGGCGCGCCCTGCTGGGCATCTCGGAGCTGCAGCACGGGTATGACCAGAAGCACGATGCGGTGACGCAGCGCGACGTCATCGAGTTCATGGTGTGCGATCCGTCCAACCCGTCGTCGATCATCGCCTGCCTGACGGAGGCGCGCGAGAACGCCCGCGCCGTGCGCGGCACGCTGACGACGGAAGTATGGGAAGTGACGAACCAGACCTACCTGGACCTGCGCCGGCGCCTGCACGGCGGCCAGCTGCACAAGGACCCCAGCCAGTTCTTCGAATGGGTCAAGTACCGCTCGCACCTGTCGCGCGGCGTTACGCTGGGCACGATGCTGCGCGACGAGGCCGTCAACTTCCTGCGCCTGGGCACGTTCATCGAGCGCGCCGACAACACGGCGCGTATCCTGGACGTCAAGTTCCACGGGGACGACGGCGAGGCGCGCCGCGATTTTTACTATTGGGCGGCGCTGCTGCGCTCCGTGTCCGGCTTCGAGATCTATCGCAAGGTCTATCGCGACGTCATCACGCCGGAACGCGTGGCCGAACTGCTGATGCTGCGGGCCGACATGCCCCGTTCGCTGCTGGCCTGCATGGAGGAAGTCGTCGCCAACCTGCGCGAAGTACGCAACGACGTCTCGGCCGATACCGAGCGCCTGGCCGGCAAGCTGCACGCGGAGCTGCAGTTCGCCCGCATCGAGGATATTCTCGAAGCGGGCCTGCACGACACGCTGACGGAATTCCTGCGGCGCATTTATGAACTGGGCAACGGCGTCAGCCGCGACTTCCTTGTGCCTCTGGCCGCCTGA
- a CDS encoding circularly permuted type 2 ATP-grasp protein: MSADGIVRDHYRQFADWLAQQTPDAIERKRMEADLTFRRVGITFAVYGDGAGTERLIPFDLIPRIIPASEWEQMQAGLVQRVSALNMFIDDIYHEQHIIRAGIIPAEQIYRNAQYRPEMQGIKVANDIYAHIAGIDIVRAGAGEFYVLEDNLRVPSGVSYMLEDRKMMMRLYPELFASHKVAPVEHYPDMLLDNLRSVAPMGVLDPTVVVMTPGMYNSAYFEHAFLAQQMGVELVEGKDLYVTNNAVWMRTTHGPKRVDVIYRRLDDDFLDPLAFRADSALGVPGLLSVYRAGHVTLANAIGTGVADDKSIYPYVPDIIRFYLSEEPILNNVPTYQCRKKAELDYTLANLPDLVVKEVHGAGGYGMLVGPASTKEQIDDFRQRLIARPDGYIAQPTLALSNCPTFVESGVAPRHIDLRPFVLSGKTISMVPGGLTRVALREGSLVVNSSQGGGTKDTWVLES; the protein is encoded by the coding sequence ATGTCCGCCGACGGCATCGTGCGCGACCACTACCGTCAGTTTGCCGACTGGCTGGCGCAGCAGACGCCGGACGCCATCGAGCGCAAGCGCATGGAAGCCGACCTGACGTTCCGCCGCGTCGGCATCACGTTTGCCGTGTACGGCGACGGTGCCGGCACCGAACGCCTGATCCCGTTCGATCTGATTCCGCGCATCATTCCGGCATCCGAATGGGAGCAGATGCAGGCCGGTCTGGTGCAGCGCGTCAGCGCGCTGAACATGTTCATCGACGACATCTATCACGAGCAGCACATCATCCGCGCCGGCATCATTCCCGCCGAGCAGATCTACCGCAATGCCCAGTACCGCCCCGAAATGCAGGGCATCAAGGTCGCCAACGACATCTATGCCCATATCGCCGGCATCGACATCGTGCGCGCGGGCGCCGGCGAGTTCTATGTACTGGAGGACAACCTGCGGGTGCCGTCCGGCGTGTCGTACATGCTGGAAGACCGCAAGATGATGATGCGGCTGTATCCGGAACTGTTCGCCAGCCACAAGGTGGCGCCGGTCGAACATTATCCCGACATGCTGCTCGATAACCTGCGCTCGGTCGCGCCGATGGGCGTGCTGGACCCGACGGTTGTCGTCATGACGCCGGGCATGTACAACTCGGCCTATTTCGAACATGCGTTCCTGGCCCAGCAGATGGGCGTCGAGCTGGTCGAAGGCAAGGATCTGTACGTCACCAACAATGCCGTCTGGATGCGCACGACGCACGGCCCGAAGCGGGTCGACGTCATCTATCGCCGCCTGGACGACGACTTCCTCGATCCGCTTGCCTTCCGCGCCGATTCGGCGCTGGGCGTGCCCGGCCTGCTGTCGGTCTACCGTGCCGGCCATGTCACGCTGGCCAACGCCATCGGCACCGGCGTGGCCGACGACAAGTCGATCTATCCGTACGTGCCGGACATCATCCGCTTCTACCTGTCGGAAGAGCCTATTCTGAACAATGTTCCCACGTACCAGTGCCGCAAGAAAGCCGAGCTCGATTACACGCTGGCCAATCTGCCGGACCTGGTCGTCAAGGAAGTCCATGGCGCAGGCGGTTACGGGATGCTGGTGGGGCCCGCGTCGACGAAGGAACAGATCGACGACTTCCGGCAGCGCCTGATCGCCCGGCCGGACGGCTATATCGCCCAGCCGACGCTGGCGTTGTCGAACTGCCCCACGTTTGTCGAGAGCGGCGTGGCGCCGCGCCATATCGACCTGCGCCCGTTCGTCCTGTCCGGCAAGACCATCTCGATGGTGCCGGGCGGGCTGACGCGGGTGGCATTGCGCGAGGGTTCGCTGGTCGTCAACTCGTCCCAGGGTGGCGGCACCAAGGACACATGGGTACTGGAGTCGTAA
- a CDS encoding chemotaxis protein CheD produces MPSPIAIPPATAGTASIRHIWAGAFEVGCGDIVLTSLLGSCVGIAIVWRRKRRAALAHCLLGEAPPHEANAGARYVSTAIPAMLRALGARPDDYAQLEVIAAGGASLFGKAQLPVTVGDKNIVALERAVQALGLRVVHQRLGGRQGCRITLRCKDMSFDIHDVGNRAAER; encoded by the coding sequence ATGCCTTCCCCTATCGCGATCCCGCCGGCGACGGCCGGAACGGCCTCGATCCGCCACATCTGGGCCGGCGCCTTTGAAGTCGGCTGCGGCGATATCGTGCTGACGTCGCTGCTGGGCTCATGCGTGGGGATCGCCATCGTCTGGCGGCGCAAGCGACGTGCTGCGCTGGCGCACTGCCTGCTCGGCGAGGCGCCGCCGCACGAAGCGAACGCGGGCGCGCGCTACGTCAGCACGGCCATTCCGGCGATGTTACGGGCGCTGGGCGCCCGGCCCGACGACTATGCGCAGCTGGAAGTCATCGCAGCCGGCGGCGCCAGCCTGTTCGGCAAGGCGCAATTGCCCGTTACCGTGGGCGACAAGAACATCGTCGCGCTGGAGCGTGCCGTGCAGGCGCTGGGCCTGCGCGTCGTCCATCAACGGCTGGGCGGACGGCAGGGCTGCCGCATCACGCTGCGTTGCAAGGACATGAGCTTCGACATTCACGACGTGGGCAACCGGGCCGCCGAACGCTAG
- a CDS encoding SDR family oxidoreductase: MIKAIVTGHSRGLGAGIAAALLARGAAVLGVARGTNPALTGMQEAALDLADAQAVAGWLDSGALARFLAGATQAVLVNNAGVVTPVGPPGRQGAGALAQAVGINVTAALMLSDAFVAATAGCPDRRIVHVSSGAGRNAYAGWSVYCATKAALDMHAQAVALDNVPNLRIASVAPGVIDTGMQAQIRGTDAADFPALERFVQLDQTGALAPPESTGAQLAGYVVGARFGMEQVTDLRTLG, from the coding sequence ATGATCAAGGCTATCGTAACCGGCCACAGCCGTGGCCTGGGCGCCGGCATCGCCGCCGCACTGCTGGCACGCGGGGCGGCCGTTCTCGGCGTGGCCCGCGGCACCAATCCGGCGCTGACGGGCATGCAGGAAGCCGCCCTCGACCTGGCCGATGCGCAGGCCGTCGCGGGCTGGCTGGACAGTGGCGCGCTGGCGCGCTTCCTCGCAGGCGCCACGCAGGCGGTGCTGGTGAATAATGCGGGCGTCGTCACGCCCGTGGGGCCGCCCGGACGGCAGGGCGCCGGCGCGCTGGCGCAGGCCGTCGGCATCAATGTGACGGCGGCGCTGATGCTGTCCGACGCTTTCGTTGCCGCCACGGCCGGCTGTCCCGACCGGCGCATCGTCCATGTTTCCAGCGGCGCCGGCCGCAACGCGTACGCCGGCTGGAGCGTCTACTGCGCCACCAAGGCCGCGCTCGACATGCACGCGCAGGCCGTGGCACTGGACAACGTCCCGAACCTGCGCATCGCCAGCGTGGCGCCCGGCGTCATCGACACGGGCATGCAGGCGCAGATCCGCGGCACGGATGCCGCCGATTTTCCTGCACTGGAGCGCTTCGTCCAGCTGGATCAGACGGGCGCTCTGGCGCCGCCTGAGTCCACCGGCGCGCAACTGGCCGGGTACGTTGTCGGCGCCCGGTTCGGCATGGAGCAGGTAACGGACCTGCGGACCCTGGGGTAG
- a CDS encoding pentapeptide repeat-containing protein, protein MADQLSAWAREPGGLTGRDLRGCDLHGMVLDDADLRGANLAGANLTGASLRRANLGGAMLRGAVLTDADCSGARFAVACLDGTVAECCRLAGADLTGGTANGARWPGADLSDANLAGLTATGLDLTHAVLDRSRARGMTLQDVRADYSRWRAARWDHVSVCDTTFTRADFRQSRLADCTLDSTRLPDSQWDAARWCRVTLGFGISLRGAVMATVQFDACDARAIALAGATLAGSGRPTPSGRPALTVVGGRVTIGPRS, encoded by the coding sequence ATGGCCGACCAGCTGTCGGCCTGGGCGCGCGAGCCGGGCGGACTGACAGGACGCGACCTGCGCGGCTGCGATCTGCACGGCATGGTGCTGGACGACGCCGACCTGCGCGGCGCGAACCTGGCAGGCGCCAACCTGACGGGCGCCAGTCTGCGCCGTGCCAACCTGGGCGGCGCGATGCTGCGCGGCGCGGTACTGACGGATGCCGATTGCAGCGGTGCCCGCTTCGCCGTCGCCTGCCTGGACGGCACGGTGGCCGAGTGCTGCCGGCTGGCAGGCGCGGATCTGACGGGCGGCACGGCCAACGGCGCCCGCTGGCCCGGCGCCGACCTCAGCGATGCAAACCTGGCGGGCCTGACGGCAACCGGGCTCGATCTGACCCATGCCGTGCTGGACCGCAGCCGCGCACGGGGCATGACGTTGCAGGACGTGCGTGCGGACTACAGCCGCTGGCGCGCCGCCCGCTGGGACCATGTATCCGTGTGCGACACCACCTTTACGCGGGCGGACTTCCGCCAGAGCCGCCTGGCCGATTGCACCCTCGACAGCACCCGGCTGCCGGACAGCCAGTGGGACGCGGCGCGCTGGTGCCGCGTCACGCTCGGGTTCGGCATCTCGCTGCGCGGCGCGGTCATGGCGACGGTGCAGTTCGACGCATGCGACGCGCGCGCCATCGCGCTCGCGGGTGCGACACTCGCCGGCAGCGGCCGGCCGACGCCATCCGGGCGTCCTGCGCTGACGGTCGTAGGCGGACGCGTGACGATCGGGCCCCGTTCGTGA
- a CDS encoding TonB-dependent receptor produces MIKAAPLPVPLAHAVAGACLLMAHAATLAQAADDGAMREVIVTATRTAKAVDKIPGAVSVITQRELEAQYLVADDPSAALAAYIPGYAPSRQKMTSTGESMRGRATLILLDGVPQSNPLRAGMREGYFADTAIIERIEVINGASAIQGMGATGGIVNYITKTPRTEGTTVTVNARTASQLRHDNVDWKTGLTVAHKAGDFDLLAYASVQARGMGYDGSGRLLGIDAVQGDTMDTEGSDLFLKMGRNFGEQRVQLTVNRFKFDGDGDYRTVPADFAAGIPTSSAPGTPPGAPPRNDVTTASLEYRHNALFGGAFSAQLFSQDFSSLYGATNTATFQDIRLAPLGTFYDQSEIVADKYGAKLTYVRPDLLVAGLEATVGVDHLHDRSRQQLAGTGRTWVPTLDFTSTAPFLQLEYEIGPVTVRGGVRHESADLKVDTYTTLAAYGSRLVQGGERSFSKNVRNLGAIWRFAPGWSAFASSAEGFGLPDVGLVLRGVNRPGQSVAQLFSLEPVVTRNNEVGVNWRGALGNIGASAYDSRSKLGTVLRINSQGIGVLDRVPTTVRGWEVSGELRANKALSAFGSYARTMGKTAATAGAPMDLALGARSQGPDKLVLGANWQPVAGTQLRLQATRLGDRDINLGRTVGTSNLEEHFRGYTLADLAATFDTRYGKFGIGVENLTDRQYIGYYPQSASFKEPVSYFAGRGRTLSASVARTF; encoded by the coding sequence GTGATCAAGGCCGCGCCGCTGCCCGTTCCCCTCGCCCATGCCGTTGCCGGCGCCTGCCTGCTGATGGCGCACGCGGCCACGCTGGCACAGGCCGCCGACGATGGTGCCATGCGCGAAGTCATCGTCACCGCCACCCGCACGGCCAAGGCGGTGGACAAGATTCCCGGCGCCGTGTCCGTCATCACGCAGCGCGAACTGGAAGCGCAATATCTGGTCGCGGACGATCCGTCCGCCGCCCTGGCCGCCTATATTCCGGGCTACGCGCCCAGCCGCCAGAAGATGACGTCCACGGGCGAGTCGATGCGCGGCCGCGCCACCCTGATCCTGCTGGACGGCGTGCCCCAGTCCAATCCGCTGCGTGCCGGCATGCGCGAAGGTTATTTCGCCGACACGGCCATCATCGAGCGTATCGAGGTCATCAATGGCGCGTCGGCCATCCAGGGCATGGGCGCGACGGGCGGCATCGTCAACTACATCACGAAGACGCCTCGCACGGAAGGCACGACGGTAACGGTCAACGCCCGCACCGCGTCGCAGCTGCGTCACGACAACGTGGACTGGAAGACGGGCCTGACGGTGGCGCACAAGGCCGGCGACTTCGACCTGCTGGCGTATGCCAGCGTGCAGGCGCGTGGCATGGGCTATGACGGCAGCGGCAGGCTGCTGGGTATCGACGCCGTGCAGGGCGACACCATGGACACCGAAGGCAGCGACCTCTTTCTGAAAATGGGCCGCAATTTCGGTGAGCAACGGGTACAACTGACCGTCAACCGCTTCAAGTTCGACGGCGACGGCGACTATCGTACGGTCCCCGCCGATTTCGCCGCCGGCATTCCCACGTCGTCCGCACCCGGCACGCCACCCGGTGCGCCGCCGCGCAACGACGTCACGACGGCCAGCCTGGAGTATCGCCACAACGCACTGTTCGGCGGCGCCTTCAGCGCCCAGTTATTCAGCCAGGATTTCTCGTCGCTGTACGGCGCCACCAATACCGCGACGTTCCAGGACATCCGGCTGGCACCCCTCGGCACGTTCTACGACCAGTCCGAAATCGTGGCCGACAAATATGGCGCCAAGCTGACGTACGTGCGACCCGACCTGCTGGTGGCGGGTCTGGAAGCGACGGTTGGCGTCGATCACCTGCACGACCGCAGCCGCCAGCAGCTCGCTGGCACGGGCCGCACGTGGGTGCCGACCCTGGACTTCACGTCCACGGCGCCCTTCCTGCAGCTGGAATACGAAATCGGGCCCGTCACCGTGCGGGGCGGCGTGCGCCACGAGTCGGCCGACCTGAAAGTCGACACCTACACGACGCTGGCGGCGTACGGCAGCCGCCTGGTGCAAGGCGGCGAACGTTCGTTCTCGAAGAATGTACGCAACCTGGGCGCCATCTGGCGGTTCGCCCCCGGCTGGTCGGCGTTTGCATCCAGCGCGGAAGGCTTCGGCCTGCCGGACGTCGGACTGGTGCTGCGCGGCGTTAACCGACCCGGCCAGTCCGTCGCACAGCTGTTCAGCCTGGAGCCTGTCGTCACGCGCAACAACGAGGTCGGCGTAAACTGGCGCGGTGCGCTGGGCAACATCGGTGCATCCGCCTACGATTCGCGTTCGAAGCTGGGCACGGTGCTGCGCATCAACAGCCAGGGCATCGGGGTGCTGGACCGCGTGCCGACCACGGTGCGCGGCTGGGAAGTGTCCGGCGAACTGCGGGCAAACAAGGCGCTGTCGGCTTTCGGCAGCTATGCCAGGACGATGGGCAAGACGGCCGCCACGGCCGGCGCGCCGATGGACCTGGCTCTGGGCGCCCGCTCGCAGGGTCCGGACAAGCTGGTCCTCGGTGCCAACTGGCAACCTGTCGCGGGCACGCAACTGCGCCTGCAGGCGACGCGGCTGGGCGATCGGGACATCAACCTGGGCCGTACCGTCGGCACCTCGAACCTGGAAGAACACTTCCGCGGCTATACGCTGGCGGACCTGGCCGCCACGTTCGACACGCGCTACGGCAAGTTCGGCATCGGCGTGGAGAACCTGACCGACCGGCAGTACATCGGCTACTACCCGCAATCGGCCAGCTTCAAGGAGCCGGTGTCGTATTTCGCCGGGCGCGGCCGGACCCTGTCGGCCAGCGTGGCCCGCACGTTCTGA
- a CDS encoding PepSY-associated TM helix domain-containing protein, with the protein MVTGFSRKLLRSIHLYLSLGFGLLLVLSGLTGTALVWVEELDVALNPALLRVAGRTEPLAPPGMIAERVLARLSADPLYGRPSQLGLPHVADGVVVASYRQPKGERGALAMPVTRQVMVDPVTLAVLGERNDGEFGLTRPLLMSTLFHVHRYLFAGDVGKLVMGLAGLALFLIGAIGIALWWPKATWRALVKSFTVGGHWKSLKFHFSLHRSAGMISAPVLLMLGFSGMYFNLPEWIRPAVASVATVTPTEKLRNAHVRGPRGEPIMVSEAVEVAQAVNPAGRITRVALPTDKKTPYEIRMRQPGEVRQGAGSTRITVDAYTGALLRVRNPLTAPAGDTFLNWQFPLHTGEAFGLAGRIAIAIAGLLPLGFMVTGLVLWLGRRRVRAAANARRSAAGIAPPPLRRRNGEAA; encoded by the coding sequence ATGGTTACCGGCTTTTCCCGCAAGCTGCTGCGCAGCATTCACCTGTATCTGTCGCTGGGGTTCGGACTGCTGCTCGTGCTGTCTGGCCTGACGGGCACGGCATTGGTGTGGGTGGAAGAGCTCGACGTGGCGCTGAATCCCGCGCTGCTGCGCGTGGCGGGCAGAACGGAGCCGCTGGCGCCGCCCGGCATGATCGCCGAACGGGTGCTGGCACGCCTGTCGGCCGACCCGCTGTACGGCAGGCCAAGCCAGCTGGGACTGCCGCACGTGGCCGATGGCGTGGTGGTCGCGTCGTACCGGCAGCCCAAGGGCGAACGCGGCGCGCTGGCGATGCCGGTGACGCGCCAGGTCATGGTCGACCCCGTCACCCTGGCAGTGCTGGGCGAGCGCAACGACGGCGAGTTCGGCCTGACGCGCCCGCTGCTGATGTCGACGCTGTTCCACGTGCACCGCTACCTGTTTGCGGGCGACGTGGGCAAGCTTGTCATGGGGCTGGCGGGGCTCGCCCTGTTCCTGATCGGCGCCATCGGCATCGCGCTGTGGTGGCCGAAGGCGACCTGGCGCGCGCTGGTCAAGTCGTTTACCGTCGGCGGCCACTGGAAAAGCCTGAAGTTCCATTTCAGCCTGCACCGCAGCGCCGGCATGATCTCGGCGCCCGTGCTGCTGATGCTGGGCTTTTCGGGCATGTATTTCAACCTGCCGGAGTGGATCCGGCCTGCTGTCGCCAGCGTCGCAACGGTCACGCCGACGGAGAAGCTGCGCAATGCCCACGTGCGCGGCCCGCGCGGCGAGCCGATCATGGTGAGCGAGGCGGTGGAGGTGGCGCAGGCGGTCAATCCAGCCGGGCGGATCACCCGCGTGGCGCTGCCGACGGACAAGAAGACCCCCTACGAGATCCGCATGCGCCAGCCTGGGGAGGTGCGCCAGGGCGCAGGCAGCACCCGCATCACGGTGGACGCCTACACGGGCGCGCTGCTGCGCGTACGCAACCCGCTGACGGCGCCTGCCGGCGACACGTTCCTGAACTGGCAGTTCCCGCTGCACACGGGCGAAGCCTTCGGGCTGGCCGGACGCATCGCGATTGCGATTGCCGGCTTGCTGCCGCTGGGCTTCATGGTGACCGGGCTGGTGCTGTGGCTGGGACGGCGCCGCGTCAGGGCGGCCGCCAATGCCCGGCGCAGCGCTGCCGGCATTGCGCCGCCGCCATTGCGCCGGCGCAATGGAGAAGCGGCCTAG
- a CDS encoding DNA-binding protein, whose translation MDTALTAEAQLQADIDALRPTYPNTQDLYREVCALMFFRYGMTPTANRLYQLVRKGSMSAPAEALNRFWRQLREKSRVVIGHPDLPEDLKNSAGELVASLWKSAQQAAAESLASLREEAERAVDEARAGEQTARMERDTVTETLTAVRERLAQECAITADLRRELAELGALHANQAAKLDEARKEINAQHAWLNSVQREHEAELNKVRDKARLDIDAAEAARRLAGAEAERERAGAARLQQTLDTQRAAAATAAAQHRAELRETLAAVADLRQQVGALQAAATAAIASRDDARQQLDTLRAELASATARANDADGRAMRLETELRHAGELYEARLAAATVKATPVPVTPARKSRRTDKGASGSDQ comes from the coding sequence ATGGACACTGCGCTGACTGCCGAAGCCCAACTGCAAGCCGATATCGACGCCCTGCGCCCCACCTATCCGAACACCCAGGATCTGTATCGGGAAGTGTGTGCGCTGATGTTCTTCCGTTACGGCATGACGCCGACGGCAAACCGGCTGTACCAGCTCGTCCGCAAGGGCAGCATGTCGGCACCGGCCGAGGCATTGAACCGGTTCTGGCGTCAGCTGCGCGAGAAAAGCCGGGTTGTCATCGGTCATCCCGATCTGCCCGAGGATCTGAAAAATTCCGCTGGGGAACTCGTGGCCTCGCTGTGGAAGTCGGCGCAGCAGGCTGCCGCCGAGTCGCTGGCGAGCTTGCGCGAAGAGGCCGAACGCGCTGTGGATGAGGCGCGCGCGGGCGAGCAGACCGCCAGGATGGAGCGCGACACGGTGACCGAGACGCTGACAGCCGTCCGCGAGCGCCTTGCACAGGAGTGCGCAATCACCGCCGACCTGCGGCGCGAGCTGGCGGAGCTCGGCGCGCTGCACGCCAACCAGGCGGCAAAACTGGACGAGGCACGCAAGGAAATCAACGCGCAACACGCCTGGCTGAACAGCGTGCAGCGCGAGCACGAGGCCGAGCTCAACAAGGTGCGCGACAAGGCACGGCTGGACATCGATGCCGCCGAAGCGGCGCGCCGTCTGGCCGGTGCGGAGGCCGAGCGCGAGCGGGCGGGTGCGGCACGTCTGCAGCAGACGCTCGACACGCAGCGCGCGGCGGCCGCCACCGCGGCGGCGCAGCATCGCGCCGAGCTGCGCGAGACGCTTGCCGCCGTGGCGGACCTGCGCCAGCAGGTCGGCGCCTTGCAGGCCGCCGCCACGGCCGCCATCGCATCGCGCGACGACGCCCGCCAGCAGCTCGATACGCTGCGCGCCGAACTGGCATCGGCGACTGCACGTGCCAACGATGCCGATGGCCGCGCGATGCGGCTCGAGACCGAACTGCGGCACGCTGGCGAGCTTTACGAGGCCAGGCTCGCGGCAGCCACGGTCAAGGCGACGCCGGTGCCGGTGACGCCGGCGCGGAAAAGCCGGCGAACGGACAAGGGTGCCAGCGGCAGCGACCAATAG